A part of Oncorhynchus kisutch isolate 150728-3 linkage group LG2, Okis_V2, whole genome shotgun sequence genomic DNA contains:
- the LOC109909135 gene encoding von Willebrand factor D and EGF domain-containing protein, whose translation MVLARCCFTASIKVNLALLACSVALVGICLARSDAPRGVAVPFVFDLKATCHPPCQHAGICIRNNTCFCSRGYEGETCQYANCYPKCKNGGECLRPGKCRCPSGFGGKYCHKVKCDSGCWNGGDCIAVNGVAKCICPSSWTGSKCQEAICPQGCRNGGSCVAPGICSCPEGWLGGACHTAVCHRPCLNGGKCLSPDSCRCRPPYSGPRCEERKKVF comes from the exons ATGGTGCTCGCTCGCTGCTGCTTTACCGCGTCGATAAAGGTCAACCTCGCGCTGCTGGCCTGCTCGGTTGCGCTTGTGGGCATCTGCTTAGCGCGCTCGGACGCTCCGCGAGGGGTGGCGGTGCCCTTTGTTTTTGACCTCAAAGCGACGTGCCACCCTCCGTGCCAACATGCTGGCATCTGCATCCGAAACAACACCTGCTTCTGTTCTCGCGGCTATGAGGGAGAGACCTGCCAGTATG CTAACTGCTATCCCAAATGTAAGAATGGAGGAGAGTGTCTTCGCCCTGGAAAATGCAGATGTCCTTCTGGATTTGGAGGAAAATATTGTCATaaag TGAAATGTGATAGTGGATGCTGGAACGGTGGCGACTGCATCGCTGTGAACGGAGTGGCCAAGTGCATCTGTCCCTCCAGCTGGACTGGCTCCAAATGCCAAGAGG CGATCTGTCCCCAGGGGTGCAGGAATGGAGGCAGCTGTGTGGCCCCAGGAATCTGCAGCTGTCCAGAGGGCTGGCTGGGTGGAGCCTGCCACACTG CTGTGTGTCACCGGCCCTGTCTGAATGGAGGCAAGTGTTTGTCTCCCGATTCGTGCCGCTGTCGCCCTCCTTACTCTGGACCACGCTGTGAGGAGAGGAAAAAGGTGTTTTAA